The following is a genomic window from Liolophura sinensis isolate JHLJ2023 chromosome 10, CUHK_Ljap_v2, whole genome shotgun sequence.
GCAAACAAGGGCTCCGTAGTCTTCGACACTTGTGGGACAGATTATTCCGCTACGCAGTCCATCCTTGGATTGGAAACGTGTAAAAGTAAGCCCAACCACGTTGGAGTCTCCACACCAGATTCCATCAGTACGTCAGAACGCCACGTTGTTGACAGACAGAAAATCCTTGGTTTTGTAAACGCGGTAGATAGCAGAAATGGGCAAATGGAGACCGAGGCCAGTCATATTATGCTGGGGCTTCAGAAACCGGTTATCAACACGGGCACATATAGCGCTGATTTTGCCTCTAATAAACCAGGGGCACGATTTAACTTCGTGACACCGACTATTAAGCAGGAAATCGAGGCGAGCACCGAAATCATTAGAAAGAGTGTTTTTGCCGAAGAGATTTTCGCTATGGTCGTTTACTCCAGCGATGAATCTTCTACCAACGCTTATAACGAATTTAAAATTGCGGCTAGTGCCAAGAATATTTGCATTGTGTTCGAAAGCAGACTTGACACACCTTTGCAGGAAAGTCAGCTGGAGGATGCCGCCAGTGGTATTTTGATGAACCAAAATGCTCGTTTCGTTCTGACTCTTCTACCAGAAAGTGCCTTCCAGGAATTATACTCACGAATTTTGGGCaaaacaaataatgttttcaatCTGACCTTTGTTTTCCCGCCGTTCACTGAAAAGGCGAGCAATATAGTACTGAAATCCAGTGTTCATGCCTTGGGGGCCGTTCAACTGCGCCACGCTCCGGGGCCAAGGTTTGAGGACTTCAGGCAGTTCTACAGGAACTTGGACGAAAAGGCTTTCCCGACTGTGCCACTTTTTGCAGAGTTTTGGCAGCAAAGATTCCAATGTAATTTACAGGGACAAAATGGGAACAATGCCCTACGGTACAGAAAATTTTGTAACAATTTAACGCTGTCTCTCAgaaatgatgacatcacatcaaGAATTGGCTACGTCATCACTGCTGTAGACGCCCTGTTGATGAGTATTAAAGAAATCTGTCCACGAGGAGACATTTGTCAGAGTCTAAACCAGACCATGTTTGATCAAGCTATCCCAAAGATTGTCAAGAGGGGCGAAAAGGTGTTCGACGCAAAGACTGGTGGACCGACATCTTTCCAGTTCGATATATTTAACCTTCAGAAAATGGAGAAGGAGGATCAATACGTTCAGGTATGCAACCATTTAGCCTTACATTTTTAGACAAATTTAATGGTATAGTTTAATTTTTGTAGCAAAAAAATTCTGGGTTGGgacatgcaatttttttaaaggcGCCTTGTTTGTTAACGCCACGTTTTAGACATGTAACCATATAGTGTTTCTCTAAGAGATAACACGTCAGTGGAACTTAACTGGGATAACTCTAAATTGGGTCgtcataaatgatcattttaaAGCAAATCGTGTGCCGGGAAGGATAATGTTTACTGATTAATGTTCCAACGCCGttaaataaagaacaaaaagtAGATCTGTGAGTTAGTAAAGGGCAACAAACAGGGGATATATACAATTAACATGCTTACCACTTACTTCACACAGTTTACAAACTAttggttttagaaattaaaacacAATGGCATGTATGCTAGCATCAGTGACTTTGCCCCTGGCCAATGAGGTTGCATCCTTGAGTCTAGTTTTGGCTGATATCACCGCGGCTTTAGCTCAGGATTTGTCTGGTTCCTGGCCAAGGGAAGCAGACTGGAATACTGTCCACCACTGAGTATATACATTTCTTTCCTGGCTCACCCGGTTTTCTTAACCCAAGTCGTCGATGAGTGGAAATGTGTGGATTTCCGACCATGCACAGGGAATTCCCGTCTCTCATTGTCCTTTGGAGCTTGGTTGCTGTCGCTTCTGTGACCGTTTGCGCAGTCGTACGTTATAGTCATTGACCACTTGTCATCAGCTATATAAATgtaatgtgcatatctgtactgtccgtgggaaagttcgttagCAACTTTCCAAACGTCGCTGACTTACCTTGAGCTCTCCACCGATGAAGCTAtcatcgtataattgaaaaattcttgtgtgcCGTTACATTGCAAATAAATTGACAAAGAAtagtaatatataaataatagaCGTGCATGTTTTTTGGACTCCAAGTATTtgatttttatatatgtaatatgcaTTTTCATTCAGGTGGGAACCGTAAAACAGGATGCCCAGATTAGCTATTTGAAGGGCTTTAGCATCATGGCATATCAACGACACAGAGGATCTGGTAACGACGAAGTGGTGCAGACGAAACCAACGTCTCTCTGTAACCCACGATCATGTGAGGCGTGCCGAGCCCCGCCTCCAGTCGTCACGACGGTCCCGCCCCCCAATACCACTGTGACGGACGACATGGAGCGAATTCTGGGCTCTTACGGTCCCCTGAGAACTCATCGAATTGCGAAGAACGCCTACGTCACAGGGATCTTCTTCCGACAGTTCCGTGAAGATCGGCAGTACACGAGCCGACTGTATGCATCAGACTATAGAAGCATTTGGAGTATCGCCTTGGCGGTTCTGGCTGGGCTAGGAATCATTGCCGTTATCCTACTAGAGATTTCCCTCATCTACCTTATTCTCACCTATAAATTCGAAGGCCCTGAAGGGAAGCGTCGGTCCCACTTAAACCTGCGCTCTCTGTGGTTAGGTCAGCTACTGCTATTCGGGATTTTCCTGTCCTACCTCACGCTCTTCGCTTACCTGCCCGTGCCGACAAAGGCCAGTTGCGGCATCACCCGCTTCGGAATCGGCATTTCCTACGCCATCATTTTCTCCTGTCTTCTTGTTAAGCTGATGGTTATTCTGCATACCCGGAACACAGCAAACTACATCCCAGGGGAAGTGAACTCCTCCTTTCAACACAGTATCGGCTACATGGTCTCTATTTTTCTGATCGCTTTCTCTGTCCAGCTGATAATCGCTATTCACTGGCTGATCCAGGTTCCCCCAGAGGCTGTCCTCGTAAGAGACAACGCCGGAGATCTGGTGTGGATCTGTAATCACTACACGTGGTCGCTCCAGCACGGCTTCTGGGAAATGCCCATGTTTTTCAGGACGGAGTTCGAGAACCATATCCTGTCCCTTATCTACATCATGTTCCTTATTCTCCTGACTTTCTTCTTCGCCCTCAAAGCCTTTCACATTGTCGTTAACATGAGGGAGAGTCGATTTATCGCCCTCGCCACTGGCATCTCCATACTGATCTTCATCGCCTGGGGTCTGATCGGAGGCCTCCTCCGGAACCACGAAAAGTCCCACGAGATCGGGGACGGCTGCATCGGCTTCGGGCTTTTCTTCACCTCCACAGTCATCCTGTTCGCATTATTCCTGCCCAAGGTGCGACAACTCGTCGTGATCGGAATGGAAGGCGTGTTCCTAGAGGACGACAAAGAGACGACGTACGCCAGTTCCATATATTCGCCAGCCTCAGTTATCTCTCCCAGTGGACACAGAAGCATGTCTGGTTACGCTGAGGGTAGCGTAATCGGCATGCACCCCATGGACCGTAGCGTCCACGTCGTTAGCGACGCTCACAACTTCTCATCGGATGACATGAGTCGTCCCATTATTACCGTGGACACCAGCTTCATGTCCCCAGATCCTCCTTTTATTTACGATCCACGTGAGTATACGGCTTTTTAAATATACgagcagataaagacattaatagtggatagacagaggagttatatatttattcatttgataggtatttcactcatacgacagcctccagcattatggttcgAGGAAACGGACAAAAAGGTGCTAACCTAAAAACATAATCAACAGTACTAAAATGAAAAtcctatttttgtatttatttattatctgattCGTGTTGTACGCTGtaagagaatatttcacttatacgacggtcagccttatggtgggaggaaacccggtagAGTATGTTTTTGCTAATAGGCCATAGTTTGTTAGTATCGTGAATATTTCGCAGGAATATTTTGGCGAGACACATTGCTTGTGTTTGGGCGGGGcagggtggggagggggggattAAATAATGCACGTCACATATTACTCACACCTTAATTGTCTTCCCACCAAGTCTTTAGTGAGTTATCAATTGCAGGGAAGGTGCTCTTGGATTACTGGGATTTAATCTTCTTTAACAAACAAGATAGAATAGATTGATTTATCTCGTTTTGTGAACGGCTGGTATTTAATATCCAAAGCACAATTAGTGGCACGTACACACAATGCATAACGGAAGGTACTGTCATGATATTAAGCACCAAAAGCCTTTTTTGTAGCTTTTACATATTCCCgattccatatatatatatatatatatatatatatatatatatatatatatatatatatgtgtgtgtgtaattacagacatacagtatagagagtaaaaccagagcatcgactacattgtgataactggcaaatggtcatacgtatccggtgaaatacggcctcttgtcaatttacctcagtcagggttttattctaactgttcatgcaaatatgTCTTTTCTCTCCTTTTCAGACGCTCTGCAGCTGAAGCATCCCCGAAGCTCCGGGCCGTCCTTGTACAGTGTGCGCAGTACACCAAACCTATACGATCCCCCAGACGTGTACTCGACTAGAGGGACAAAACTCACGCGAAATTTCACGGGAAGAAGTTACATGAACGAGACTTTCTCAGGATCAGAATACCCTTCACTGTATCGACCAAAGTCTGAAACTCACCTGTACAAACGTGAGTATTACCAAATATCGAGCTTTTAATGTTTTTCCCATTAACCCCATTTTTCCAATCAAGGGGAGATCACTGCGCTTGTAAACAAGCCTAACGCTACCATAGACCTTGTTCTTCAAAGTAGATTATAAAAAAGGGAAAGCATAGGTAAATTTTCAACTGATGAATCAGTCTTTAAAGTGTTTACCTTTAGCTTAAAGTGGTATTATTAATTTTCTACGAGGTGATTTTCAGCCAAATTACACAATTATAAAACCAGCATGTCAGTAATCATATAACAACAAATGAAGCATTTAGAGTGATGACACGAGGTTGCAACAGGACGTCCATATCGGCATCTATTGTCACCATCGTGTACTACTATGTGTTTGCAATTTTGTGAgagtatatgtaaaaataaataattttatactAGTACTATGTGTTTGCAATTTTGTGAgagtatatgtaaaaataaataatttaatccTACTGGTCCAGTGTATTAATTATTGCAAGCTATCCATAATATCGttagaaaaatatgtttatggTAACCAGCCAATACATGATCAGTATGATTAaggacgtgcagcatagagagtaaaaccagagcagccacgacagtttgatagctggcaaatggtcgcatgAAAATACCGCCTCTTGTCTGTTTACCTCTgtgaaggttttattctaactgttcacttagaagcataaatagtagcaatttacacgcccccttgTTCTATGGCTTACTTGTTAGACAACACTGGTCTGGAAATACTAagaaaaatactgtgttgtcgtcacatttaaaatacatggaCATCAAAACAACGCAAATTCTCTCCCGCTGAGTGACAGGTTACCATTAAGGGATGGTAGAGCAGTACTGTAGTTGTTTGAGATATACGTATTCCAGGGGCTTTATATTTTCCGTTAATGGAAATGACATACACGAGGCATGTTGACATGTTTTACTGACAAATAGGTGTCTGAATCTGATGTTGACTTGGTTCGAATATCACAGTTGTCTCAGTTAAGTTATACCACTAGAAAAATGTGCTATAGCGAGGATTACATAACCCAAATAAAGATAATGCTGCTAGAAATATTCTAAATTCCTAATAGACATGACCGGATTCCTGTGAACCTTAAGTAGATACTCTGATATCCATTTcatgaattaaaaacaaagcAGGACAAATAATGCTAATTTGAAGCACATTCTATcttgtattttctttattttcagatcCTCGATCGGAAATAGGATCCCTTTGAAGAATGTATATTTGGTTCTCCCTCGGATTTATTTATCCGTGCGGTGTATACAGGCGCTGAAGACTGATGCCATTTCTGATCGCCATGAACTTTGAACTTTGTGAAACGTCTACTCTCATATTTATTCACGCTGATGTAAGTGTAAATTACAATTTTACTGGCAAATCAAATCATTGGTATTTCCTACCCAATTGTTTTGGTCAAACTCAGCTCAGATGTCCCGTTTAATGGACAAATTTGACTTATCTGGTAACAAAGCCAGTTCAATCTGTGAGTCTGATTTGTAaatctgtaaatacatgttgattttgtaaatatatgtgttcAATGCATTTTTGATATATTATCGACATACTATTATCCTTATAGCgttttatatgtataatataagaTATCGTAAACACTCATATCAAACAGTATCTAACCGtgattttacttattttgatGTAGttaaaaatttctgtacaaaatttaatggTGGTGGCACAGATGTAATCTAAACGTAGGAGCCGTGCATTCCCTGAGAGAAGAATGGAAGTGTGACCAAAAATTGCAAGTCGTTGAAATCTCGTTTGTGAAGAGTAGACATGCGTATACCAATCGTCAAACCTAAAGGGCGTTACGGGTCAAAAATCACAATCCCTTAAGAACTTATATATTCTTGTAGCAGGAAAATGGGACGGATAAAGCATCCAACAGCTGGATATGTGTAGGAGACAATTGCATGTATACATTCGCCACGAGTGCTCTGAAACAATACAATTCAGAGATTGTAGTCATTAATCTCCAAATTGACTTACGTCAGTACTGTCCACCAAATTACTCAGTCCAGGCATTATGACCTGTGATGATAATGACACACAATGCAGTATATACAATAGTCCAGACGCTTGACCCGATCGACATGTGGGGTCAAATACACACCACCAACATAGCTTCAGAGGTAGCTTTCTGATTAGCTGTTGGCAAATCTCTCTTTAAATCATGACAGCCTCGTTTTCACTGACAGTTCAGCAACTTATGGACCAAGGCTCTGGGGAATCCCTCACTGACATATGACCGTACAGCGTACATCTATCAGTAGTCTGTTATCGTTATCAGATTCACCTTCCCTGACCTAACATCTGTCCTTACAACTAAAATAATTCCGTGCAGCTCTGTGAACTCTCACGCAT
Proteins encoded in this region:
- the LOC135476790 gene encoding metabotropic glutamate receptor 2-like: MVVYSSDESSTNAYNEFKIAASAKNICIVFESRLDTPLQESQLEDAASGILMNQNARFVLTLLPESAFQELYSRILGKTNNVFNLTFVFPPFTEKASNIVLKSSVHALGAVQLRHAPGPRFEDFRQFYRNLDEKAFPTVPLFAEFWQQRFQCNLQGQNGNNALRYRKFCNNLTLSLRNDDITSRIGYVITAVDALLMSIKEICPRGDICQSLNQTMFDQAIPKIVKRGEKVFDAKTGGPTSFQFDIFNLQKMEKEDQYVQVGTVKQDAQISYLKGFSIMAYQRHRGSGNDEVVQTKPTSLCNPRSCEACRAPPPVVTTVPPPNTTVTDDMERILGSYGPLRTHRIAKNAYVTGIFFRQFREDRQYTSRLYASDYRSIWSIALAVLAGLGIIAVILLEISLIYLILTYKFEGPEGKRRSHLNLRSLWLGQLLLFGIFLSYLTLFAYLPVPTKASCGITRFGIGISYAIIFSCLLVKLMVILHTRNTANYIPGEVNSSFQHSIGYMVSIFLIAFSVQLIIAIHWLIQVPPEAVLVRDNAGDLVWICNHYTWSLQHGFWEMPMFFRTEFENHILSLIYIMFLILLTFFFALKAFHIVVNMRESRFIALATGISILIFIAWGLIGGLLRNHEKSHEIGDGCIGFGLFFTSTVILFALFLPKVRQLVVIGMEGVFLEDDKETTYASSIYSPASVISPSGHRSMSGYAEGSVIGMHPMDRSVHVVSDAHNFSSDDMSRPIITVDTSFMSPDPPFIYDPHALQLKHPRSSGPSLYSVRSTPNLYDPPDVYSTRGTKLTRNFTGRSYMNETFSGSEYPSLYRPKSETHLYKHPRSEIGSL